The genomic segment GGAACGTGGCGCGGGTGCGGGCGGGAGGGCTCTCCCGGAAGACCGGGATCAACCCGGTCCCCATCATCATCTTCATCCTCATCGCCGTGGTGGCCGGCGCCGGGCTGTACGCCTGGGACTACGCCTGGCGGCGGCGACAGGAGGCGGCCACGAAGCCCCCGCCCCCCGACGTGCTGGTGCGAAGCCTCATCGAGAACATCATCGGCCGGCAGGCGGTAAAGGCTGTCGCCCTGGACGCGGCGGCGGGGACGGTGAGCGCCACCTTTGAATCGGCCACCTTCAAGCCCGAGGAGGCGGAGAAGGACCGGCAGCAGTGGGCGCAACGCGCCCGCCAGTTCCTCACGGCCGAGGCCCGTCTGGCCAGCGACGTCATCCTTCAGGTGCCGGAGCCGATTCGGACGCAGGTCCCGGCCATCGGCGCCATCCGCAAGGTCACCCTGACCATCGTCTACCGGGGCGCCACCGTGGCCACGGCGGTGGCGGAGCGGGGCAAGGAGATCCGGGTGACCTTCGTCGACTCCCGCCTGAAGTAGCGATCCCGTGGAGGTGCTGATCGGGGAGCGCCTCACCCTGGAGGACCTGGGGGCGGTGGCCTACACCCGCCGCCCGGTGGCCCTGGCCCCGGCGGCAGGGGAGCGGGTGCTCCGCGCCCGGGCCGTGGTGGAGGAGCTGGCCCGCAGTGGCCGGCCGGTGTACGGCATCACCACCGGCGTGGGCGGCCTGGCGGATGTGCCCATCCCGCCGGAGCAGACGGTCGCGATGCAGGCCAACGTCGTGCGCAGTCACGCGGCGGGGGTGGGGGAGCTCCTGCCCCCGGAGGCGGTGCGGGCCATGATGCTGCTGCGCGCCCACGGCCTGGCCCTGGGCTACTCCGGGGTCCGCCCGGAGACCCTGCACACGCTGATCGCGATGCTCAATGCCGGAATCGTCCCGCTGATACCCTCCCAGGGGTCGGTAGGGGCCAGCGGCGACCTGGCGCCCCTGGCGCACCTGGCCCTGGCGGTGATGGGCGAGGGACAGGTGCTGACCGCGGCAGGTGGGGTGCGGGCTGCGGCCGAGGCGCTGCGGGAGGCAGGACTGCAGCCGGTGGTCCTGGCAGCCAAGGAGGGTGTGGCCCTGATCAACGGCACGCAGATGATGACCGCGCTGGGGGCGCTGGCCCTGCTGCGCGCGGAGGTGGCCGCAAAGACCGCGGACGTGACCGGTGCAATGAGCGCGGAGGCGCTGCTGGCCCTGCCCGCAGCCTTCGACGCCGACCTGCACCGGGTCCGCCCCCAGGAAGGGCAGCAGCGGAGTGCGGCCAACCTGCGGCGGTTGCTGGCGGGGTCGCGACTGACCCGCCCGGCCGACCGGGTGCAGGACGCTTACGCCCTTCGCTGCATGCCCCAGGTGCACGGCGCGGCGCGGGACGGGATCGCCTACGCCCGGCGGGTGGTGGAGACGGAGGTCAACAGCGCCACCGACAACCCCCTGGTCTTCCCCGAAGCGGACAAAGTGGTCTCCGGGGGTAACTTCCACGGGCAGCCGGTGGCGCTGGCCCTGGATGTCCTGGCCATCGCCGTGGCCGCCCTGGGCACCATCGCCGAGCGGCGCATTGATCGGCTGCTCAACCCCCAGTCCAGCGGGCTGCCGCCGTTCTTGGCCCGCGCGGGAGGACTGCATTCCGGACTGATGCTGGCCCAGTATACGGCGGCGGCGCTGGTGGCGGAGAACAAGGTGCTGGCCCACCCCGCCAGTGTGGACTCCATTCCCACCTCCGGCAACCAGGAGGACCATGTGAGCATGGGCAGCATCGCCGCGCGCAAGGCGGCCCGGGTGGTGGAGCACGTGGAACAGGTGGTGGGCATCGAGGCGCTGTGCGCCGCCCAGGCCCTGGAGTTCCGCGGCGCGGAGGAAGCGTCACCGGCCGTGCGTGCCGTCTACCGGGCGGTGCGTCAGGTGATCCCTCCGCTGGAGCGGGACCGGGTCCTGGCCGGCGATCTGGCCCTGGCCCGCGACCTGGTGCGCCAGGGGATACTGCTGCAGGCGGCGGAAGAGGCCGTCGGCCCGCTGGAGTGAGTGGTGCAGGAGCGAAAGGGGGCGATTTGACGGTGAAAGGAGCCAGGATCGTTCGCGCTCCCCGGGGTCCGGCGCTCTCCTGCAAGGGATGGGGGCAGGAGGCCGCCCTGCGGATGCTGATGAACAACCTGGACCCGGAGGTGGCGGAGCGCCCGGAGGAGCTGATCGTCTACGGGGGGACGGGCAAGGCAGCCCGCTCCTGGGAGGCCTTCGACGCGCTGGTGCAGGCGCTGCGGGAGCTGGAGGGGGACGAGACCCTGCTCGTGCAGTCGGGTAAGCCAGTGGCGGTTTTCCGTACCCACGAGTGGGCCCCGCGGGTGGTCATCAGCAACGCCATGCTGGTGCCGGCGTGGGCCACCTGGGAGAAGTTCTGGGAGCTGGAGGCGGCGGGGCTGACCATGTTCGGGCAGATGACCGCCGGATCGTGGATTTACATCGGCACCCAGGGCATCCTGCAGGGAACCTACGAGACCTTCGCCGCAGTGGCGCGGCGGCACTTCGGCGGGTCGCTGCGCGGCCGGGTGGTGCTCACGGCGGGACTGGGAGGCATGGGCGGAGCGCAGCCTCTGGCTGTGACCATGAACGAGGGGGTAGCGCTGGTCGTGGAGGTCGATCCGGCGCGCATCCACCGCCGTCGCAGCACAGGGTGGGTGGATCGGGCCACCGACCGCCTGGATGAGGCGCTGCGCTGGGTGGAGGAGGCGCGCCGCCAGAAGCAGCCTCTCTCGGTGGCCCTGCTGGGCAACGCGGCGGAAACCCACCCCGCGCTGGTCCGGGCGGGGTTCGCCCCCGACGTGGTCACCGACCAGACTTCGGCGCACGACCCGCTGGGCGGCTACATCCCTGCTGGTGTCTCCGCGGAGGAGGCAGTACTGCTGCGGCGGCAGGATCCCGCACGCTACGTGCGCCTGGCCCGGGAGAGCATCGCCCGGCACTGCGCCGCCATGGTGGAGTTCCTGCGCGGCGGCAGCGTGGTCTTCGACTACGGGAACAACCTTCGGGGGCAGGCCAGGGAGGCCGGCTTCACCGACGCCTTCACCTACCCGGGCTTCGTCCAGGCCTACATCCGGCCGCTGTTCTGCCAGGGGCGGGGACCGTTCCGCTGGGTGGCCCTCTCCGGCGAGCCGCAGGACATCTACACCACCGACGGGGTCATCCTCCGACTCTTCCCCGACGACGAAGCGCTGGCCCGCTGGATCCGGATGGCCCGGGAGCGCGTCCCCTTCCAGGGCCTGCCCGCCCGTATCTGCTGGCTGGGCTACGGAGAGCGCGCTGCGGCAGGGCTGGCCTTCAACGAGCTGGTGCGTGAGGGAAAGGTGGGTGCGCCCATCGTCATCGGGCGGGACCACCTGGACGGGGGATCGGTGGCCTCTCCCCACCGGGAGACGGAAGGGATGCGCGACGGCTCGGATGCCATCGCCGACTGGCCCGTCCTCAATGCCCTGGTGAATGCCTGTGCCGGGGCCACCTGGGTGGCCATGCACCACGGGGGTGGGGTGGGGATCGGCTACTCCATCCACGCCGGGCAGGTGGTGGTGGCGGAGGGAACCCCGCTATCCGCCCAGAAACTGGAGCGTGTCCTCACCACCGACCCTGGGACCGCCGTAGTGCGCCACGCCGACGCCGGGTATCCCGAGGCGCTGGCGGCGGCAGCGCGACATGGAATCAAGATGCCGTCGGCCCGCGGTGCGGCGGGGCGGGAGCCCGGTTAGGGGCATGCCCGGAGTCTCTGCGCACTCGCGCCGGGGGTAGGCTAGCGCGTGCCGGCGGCCGGAGGGAGACTGCGTGTTTGCCATCAACTTTTACTCGTCGGTGTTCGGTGAGGCGCTGCGCCAGGGGCGCAAGACCGCCACCATCCGCCTGGGAGACAAGCGGGAGAAGTACCGGGAGGGACAGATCGTGTGGCTGACGGTGGGCAGGCGCTTCGGCACCCGGCGCAAGGTGGCCACGGCCATCATCGACCGCGTGGAGTTCAAGCGCCTCTCCGAGGTCACCCCGCGGGAGATCGAGCGGGACAACCCCGAGCTGCGCCGTCATGAGGAGCTGCTGGACTTCCTGGCCAAGATCTACGGCCGCAAGATCTCCCTGGACGATGAGGTCACGGTGATCCACTTCTCCCGCATCGAAGAGTCGGCGGAAGCCCCCTGCGGCGGCCCGAGCGCCCCGGGGTAGGCTCCCCCCAAGGGATGCGCTCTCCTCCCCGGTCATGTACACTGGCAGGCGGGTGAATTCATGCGCGAGGTGAGACGGAGATGCGTACGTCCTTGGTGATTCTCCTGGTGGTGGCGGCAGGGCTGGCAGCGATCACTCCCCTGCTGGGTGTTCCTGGGCCGGTGGCGCTTGTGGCCACGGAGTTCAAGTGGACGCCCAAGGATGTCACCGCCGCCACCGGGGAGATCACCTTCAACGTGGTCAACAAGGGGACGGTGGAGCACAACTTTGTCATCGAGGACGCCAAGGGCAAGGTCCTGAAGGAAGTGGACGCCATTCTGCCGGGGAAGTCCGTGCAGGTCAGGGTTACGTTGAAGGCGGGTAAGTACGTCATCGTCTGCACCGTGCCCGGGCACCGGGAAGCGGGGATGGTGGGCACGCTCAGCGTCAAGTAGCGCGGCCTGGCTTGGGGAAGCAGAGGAACTCCGGGGGCACCCGTGGGGCCAGATACAGATGATCCGTGGCCTGGTAGAATGGCACGCCGGCGGCGTGGGCGCGGCGGGCCAGCACCGCGAGAACCACGCCGGTCGTGCCATGCCTCTCCAGCAGCCGCGCTGCCTCCTGGGGAGTGAGGCAGAGGTGCACGTGCTGCCGCTGCCGCGGGCGAAGCCCGTCGGCTCGCACCCGCTCCTGGTCGGCCGCAGGGACGGCATAGTACAGCCACTCCGGGGGCCGGACCGCCGGTCCCGGCTGCTGTAGCGTGACGGAGTGGCCGTAGCGCGCCCGGATCAGCCCATCCTCGAGCTGGAAGCGCCGCGCGTCCAGGCGGGCTACCTCGACCACCTCCTCTGCCTGCAGATCCTCCCAGCCGTGTGCCCGCAGGGCCTGCAGCAACTCCTCCAGAGGCACCCGACCCTGCGGGTCCAGCACGAGCCCGACTTCTTCCGGCCGGTGACGGAGGATGAGCGAGAGGAACTTGCTGAGACGGGTGCGCCGTTCCGGACGCATTGCCGCTTAGCCTTCGCGCGATGCGTCAAGGTTCCCGCCGAGGCTGGCGGTTGGGCCCACGCTTGAGCACCCCCAGGGCATAGTGTAGGCTCAACGCGGGTGCGGTGGACATGCCGCTGGGGCCAACGGCAACGGTGGATGCGGCGTGGGCGGGAAGCTAGTCGAGTGCGTGCCCAACATCAGTGAAGGGCGGCGGCCCGAAGTCGTCCAGGCCGTTGTGGATGCTGTGCAGGCAACGGCGGGGGTGCGCTTGCTGGACGTGCAGTCGGACCCCAGCCACAACCGCTCCGTGATCACCTTCGCCGGCCCGCCGCAGGCGGTGGGGGAGGCAGCCTTCGCCCTGTGCGCCCGCGCCGTGGAGCTGATCGACATGAACCTGCACCACGGAGAGCACCCCCGCATCGGCGCGGTGGACGTGGTCCCCTTCGTCCCTATCGCCCACGTGACTATGCCCGAAGCGGTGGAACTGGCGCGGGCCCTGGGGGCACGCCTGTGGGCGGAGCTGCGCCTGCCCGTCTACTTCTACGCCGAGGCGGCCACTGTACCCGGGCGCGTGCGCCTGCCGGACATCCGCAAGGGCGAATATGAGGGGCTGGCGGAGAAGATGGCCGATCCCGCCTGGGCGCCGGACGTGGGTGAGGCCCACCCTCACCCCACCGCCGGGGCGACGGTGGTGGGGGCGCGCCGCCCCCTAATCGCCTACAACATCAACCTGCACACCACGGCGGTGGAGGTGGCCAGGGAGATCGCCCGCGCCGTACGGGAGAGCAGCGGCGGCTTGGTCAATGTGCAGGCCATGGGGGTGGTTGCCGCCAGCGGTCAGGCCCAGGTCTCGCTGAACCTGCTGGACCACACCCACACGCCGCTGGCCCGCGTCTTTGAGCTGGTGCGCCGGGAAGCAGAACGTTTTGGCGTGCAGGTGGCGGAGAGCGAAATCGTGGGCCTGGTGCCGCTGGACGCCCTGGTGGACGTGGCTCGCTACTACCTGCGTCTGCGCCAGTTCCAGCGCGAGCAGATCCTGGACGTCCGCCTGCTGGAGTGATGGCGGCCGACCTCCTGATCGTCCACGCCGGGGAGCTGCTCACCCTGGCCGCAGGCCACCCTGCGGAAGGGCCGCGCAGGGGGAGCGCCCTGGGCCGCCTGGGCCTGATTCGCGACGGAGCCCTGGCCGTCGCCGACGGCCTGATCGTGCAGGTGGGCACCACGGATGAGGTGCGGGACGCGGTGCCCAAGGCGGCGCAGGTGGTGGACGCGGCAGGGCGGGTAGTCCTGCCGGGCTTCGTCGACGCCCACACCCACCTGCTCTTCGGCGGGTGGCGGGCGGAGGAGTTCGAGCTGCGGCTGGGCGGCGCCACCTACCAGGAGATCGCCGCCCGCGGCGGCGGCATTCTGCACACTGTGGCCCAGACGCGGGGAATGACCGAAGAGGCACTGGTGGATGTGGGAATGGCCCGCCTGAGCAGGATGCTGGCCCACGGGACCACCACGGTGGAGGCAAAGAGCGGCTACGGGCTATCCACCGAGTCAGAGCTCACCCTCCTGCGCGCCCTGCACCGAATCGGCGCCCTGCACCACGTCGACGTGGTCCCCACCTTCCTCGGCGCGCACGCCGTTCCCCCCGAGTTCAGCGGCGACGCTGACGGGTACGTGCGCTTGGTGATCGACGAGATGCTGCCAGCGGTGGCGGAGGAGGACCTGGCGGAGTTCTGCG from the Armatimonadota bacterium genome contains:
- the ftcD gene encoding glutamate formimidoyltransferase is translated as MGGKLVECVPNISEGRRPEVVQAVVDAVQATAGVRLLDVQSDPSHNRSVITFAGPPQAVGEAAFALCARAVELIDMNLHHGEHPRIGAVDVVPFVPIAHVTMPEAVELARALGARLWAELRLPVYFYAEAATVPGRVRLPDIRKGEYEGLAEKMADPAWAPDVGEAHPHPTAGATVVGARRPLIAYNINLHTTAVEVAREIARAVRESSGGLVNVQAMGVVAASGQAQVSLNLLDHTHTPLARVFELVRREAERFGVQVAESEIVGLVPLDALVDVARYYLRLRQFQREQILDVRLLE
- a CDS encoding ASCH domain-containing protein; translated protein: MFAINFYSSVFGEALRQGRKTATIRLGDKREKYREGQIVWLTVGRRFGTRRKVATAIIDRVEFKRLSEVTPREIERDNPELRRHEELLDFLAKIYGRKISLDDEVTVIHFSRIEESAEAPCGGPSAPG
- the hutU gene encoding urocanate hydratase produces the protein MKGARIVRAPRGPALSCKGWGQEAALRMLMNNLDPEVAERPEELIVYGGTGKAARSWEAFDALVQALRELEGDETLLVQSGKPVAVFRTHEWAPRVVISNAMLVPAWATWEKFWELEAAGLTMFGQMTAGSWIYIGTQGILQGTYETFAAVARRHFGGSLRGRVVLTAGLGGMGGAQPLAVTMNEGVALVVEVDPARIHRRRSTGWVDRATDRLDEALRWVEEARRQKQPLSVALLGNAAETHPALVRAGFAPDVVTDQTSAHDPLGGYIPAGVSAEEAVLLRRQDPARYVRLARESIARHCAAMVEFLRGGSVVFDYGNNLRGQAREAGFTDAFTYPGFVQAYIRPLFCQGRGPFRWVALSGEPQDIYTTDGVILRLFPDDEALARWIRMARERVPFQGLPARICWLGYGERAAAGLAFNELVREGKVGAPIVIGRDHLDGGSVASPHRETEGMRDGSDAIADWPVLNALVNACAGATWVAMHHGGGVGIGYSIHAGQVVVAEGTPLSAQKLERVLTTDPGTAVVRHADAGYPEALAAAARHGIKMPSARGAAGREPG
- the hutI gene encoding imidazolonepropionase, translated to MAADLLIVHAGELLTLAAGHPAEGPRRGSALGRLGLIRDGALAVADGLIVQVGTTDEVRDAVPKAAQVVDAAGRVVLPGFVDAHTHLLFGGWRAEEFELRLGGATYQEIAARGGGILHTVAQTRGMTEEALVDVGMARLSRMLAHGTTTVEAKSGYGLSTESELTLLRALHRIGALHHVDVVPTFLGAHAVPPEFSGDADGYVRLVIDEMLPAVAEEDLAEFCDVFCERGAFTVEQSRAVLEAGVEYGLAPKIHADELSNSGGARLAAQVGAVSADHLEHAAEEGLRAMAAAGVIAVVLPGTAFFLGLPAPPVRRMVDLDVAVALGTDFNPGSSPTYSMQMATALGVLRLGLGPAEAVAAATINAAHAIGVAEEVGSLEPGKVADVVILDATDYRALAMQFGVNLVDEVYKRGRLVYSSRAGFLQS
- the hutH gene encoding histidine ammonia-lyase, translated to MEVLIGERLTLEDLGAVAYTRRPVALAPAAGERVLRARAVVEELARSGRPVYGITTGVGGLADVPIPPEQTVAMQANVVRSHAAGVGELLPPEAVRAMMLLRAHGLALGYSGVRPETLHTLIAMLNAGIVPLIPSQGSVGASGDLAPLAHLALAVMGEGQVLTAAGGVRAAAEALREAGLQPVVLAAKEGVALINGTQMMTALGALALLRAEVAAKTADVTGAMSAEALLALPAAFDADLHRVRPQEGQQRSAANLRRLLAGSRLTRPADRVQDAYALRCMPQVHGAARDGIAYARRVVETEVNSATDNPLVFPEADKVVSGGNFHGQPVALALDVLAIAVAALGTIAERRIDRLLNPQSSGLPPFLARAGGLHSGLMLAQYTAAALVAENKVLAHPASVDSIPTSGNQEDHVSMGSIAARKAARVVEHVEQVVGIEALCAAQALEFRGAEEASPAVRAVYRAVRQVIPPLERDRVLAGDLALARDLVRQGILLQAAEEAVGPLE
- a CDS encoding cupredoxin domain-containing protein; its protein translation is MRTSLVILLVVAAGLAAITPLLGVPGPVALVATEFKWTPKDVTAATGEITFNVVNKGTVEHNFVIEDAKGKVLKEVDAILPGKSVQVRVTLKAGKYVIVCTVPGHREAGMVGTLSVK
- a CDS encoding RNA 2'-phosphotransferase, whose translation is MRPERRTRLSKFLSLILRHRPEEVGLVLDPQGRVPLEELLQALRAHGWEDLQAEEVVEVARLDARRFQLEDGLIRARYGHSVTLQQPGPAVRPPEWLYYAVPAADQERVRADGLRPRQRQHVHLCLTPQEAARLLERHGTTGVVLAVLARRAHAAGVPFYQATDHLYLAPRVPPEFLCFPKPGRAT